The Micropterus dolomieu isolate WLL.071019.BEF.003 ecotype Adirondacks linkage group LG20, ASM2129224v1, whole genome shotgun sequence genome has a segment encoding these proteins:
- the hnf4b gene encoding hepatic nuclear factor 4, beta, with translation MKLTGTIHKLEYAHSSTDTEDLNNVMVIPQQTNTDLPVSAPTSSLLQPNGGRTLCSICADRATGKHYGASSCDGCKGFFRRSIRNNHAYSCRFNKECIVDKDKRNQCRYCRLRKCLKAGMRKEAVQNERDCISSHRSKGQTVGTLSISALLEAEANVQQVTRQCLTYQIQVLSHDINTKKTACLRDVFESMKQQLLLLVEWAKHIPEFCSLTIDDRVTLLRTHSAGHLILGAARRSLPFYNLILLGNDFVIPLRGAEVEVSRVALRIQEELVKPLRQLDITDKEFACLRTIVFFAPDCPGLESPRVVRHLRFQAHLLLEEATCEQRGRFGELLLMLPPLQSVAWQMVETLHLAQLLGEAKMDNLLQEMLLGEGAKAGQGQCTVLPAPVSPPPSGHGLIQDQQNEQRASPINFTSDISHLSTSLSIGLPAAPTDWH, from the exons ATGAAGCTTACTGGGACTATCCATAAACTGGAGTACGCTCATTCCAGCACAGACACGGAAGATTTGAACAATGTTATGGTGATACCACAGCAAACAAATACAG ACTTGCCAGTGTCAGCACCCACCTCATCACTGTTACAGCCCAATGGAGGTCGGACTCTGTGTTCCATATGTGCAGACAGAGCCACAGGTAAACATTATGGTGCATCCAGCTGTGATGGCTGCAAGGGCTTCTTCAGGAGGAGCATTCGCAACAACCACGCTTACAGCTGTAG GTTCAACAAAGAATGTATTGTGGACAAAGACAAAAGGAACCAGTGTCGTTACTGCAGACTACGAAAGTGTTTGAAGGCTGGAATGAGAAAGGAAG CTGTTCAGAATGAGCGAGACTGCATCAGCAGTCACAGAAGCAAAGGACAGACAGTGGGCACACTGTCCATCAGTGCTCTGCTAGAGGCAGAGGCCAATGTGCAACAGGTAACACGCCAATGCTTGACATATCAAATACAAGTTCT GAGTCATGACATCAACACCAAGAAGACAGCCTGCCTGAGAGATGTGTTTGAATCCATGAAGCAGCAACTCCTCCTGCTGGTGGAATGGGCAAAACACATCCCAGAGTTTTGTAGCCTCACGATAGACGATAGG gTAACTCTGTTACGAACCCACTCAGCAGGACATCTCATCCTAGGGGCAGCAAGACGCTCTTTACCTTTTTACAATCTCATCCTCCTAG GTAATGACTTTGTGATCCCCCTGAGAGGTGCAGAGGTAGAGGTGTCCAGAGTGGCTTTGAGAATCCAAGAGGAGCTGGTCAAACCTCTCAGACAGCTGGACATCACAGACAAAGAGTTTGCTTGTCTCAGAACCATTGTCTTCTTTGCCCCAG ACTGTCCAGGTTTGGAAAGTCCTAGGGTGGTTCGACATCTGCGTTTCCAGGCCCATCTGCTGCTAGAAGAAGCAACCTGTGAGCAGCGAGGAAGGTTTGGGGAGCTCCTGCTCATGCTACCTCCCCTGCAGAGTGTGGCCTGGCAGATGGTGGAGACTCTCCACTTAGCACAGCTGCTGGGCGAAGCCAAAATGGACAACCTGCTGCAGGAGATGCTGCTGGGTGAGGGAGCCAAAGCAGGACAGGGACAGTGTACAG TATTGCCAGCTCcagtttctcctcctccttcaggcCATGGCCTGATTCAAGACCAGCAAAATGAGCAAAGGGCTTCACCTATAAACTTCACCTCCGACATCTCTCATCTTTCAACAT CTCTTTCAATCGGCTTGCCTGCTGCCCCCACAGACTGGCACTGA